From the genome of Mixophyes fleayi isolate aMixFle1 chromosome 2, aMixFle1.hap1, whole genome shotgun sequence, one region includes:
- the ATP4B gene encoding potassium-transporting ATPase subunit beta, which produces MATFNEKKTCSERMQNFGRFLWNPDTGELMGRTLDKWVYISLYYVAFYIVMIGLFALSIYSLMQTLSPYVPDYQDQLQSPGVTIRPDIYGEKGIEVFYNMSDESSYVKTVKRLCKFLSVYNKTKQNEMMNKDCTNLTKVASLLTGPGRTMYACQYTTDMLGDCAYDKEPTFGFASGKPCLFIKINRIIHFLPGNTTAPYLQCTSKNEDDLGYVEYFPPNGTFGLQYFPYYGKKAQPNYTNPLVAVKFNGVKKNKEIEVVCKVIGHKITNENPHDPYEGKVTFKLKILS; this is translated from the exons ATGGCAACATTTAACGAAAAGAAGACATGCAGCGAGCGGATGCAAAATTTTGGCCGTTTTCTATGGAATCCTGACACAGGAGAGCTGATGGGAAGGACTTTAGACAAATGGG TGTACATTAGTCTTTACTATGTGGCTTTTTACATTGTTATGATTGGACTTTTTGCACTCTCCATCTACTCTCTCATGCAAACATTAAGTCCTTATGTACCAGATTATCAAGATCAACTGCAATCGCCAG GTGTAACAATAAGGCCAGATATTTATGGTGAAAAAGGAATTGAAGTATTTTATAACATGTCTGATGAAAGTTCATATGTGAAAACTGTGAAAAGACTGTGTAAatttctctcag TATACAACAAAACAAAGCAGAATGAAATGATGAACAAAGACTGTACCAACCTTACTAAAGTAGCATCATTATTGACTGGTCCTGGACGCACTATGTATGCCTGCCAATACACTACCGATATGCTAGGAGACTGTGCTTATGATAAGGAGCCTACATTTGGATTTGCATCAGGAAAACCCTGTCTTTTCATAAAAATCAACAGG ataatacattttttgcctgGCAATACGACAGCCCCTTATTTGCAGTGCACCTCAAAG AATGAAGATGATCTTGGATATGTTGAATATTTTCCTCCTAATGGAACCTTTGGCTTACAGTACTTCCCATACTATGGAAAAAAAGCACAG CCAAACTACACCAACCCTTTAGTGGCAGTGAAATTTAATGGTGTTAAAAAGAATAAGGAAATTGAAGTAGTGTGTAAAGTTATTGGACATAAAATCACCAATGAAAACCCTCATGACCCATATGAAGGAAAAGTGACATTCAAGCTTAAAATACTAAGCTAA